The genomic window GGGCACGACATAAGCTTCCCTGGACACCTTCTCATCGAGTTTAAAAAGGAGCTTCGATTGATCGGGGGCGCTGTGTCCATGCTCGGTGTTGTAGTGCACCTGCATCACGATTTTGGATCCAGGCTCCATTTTAAGGCCGGTTTCTGCCGGCAGATCGCGTCCCAAACTTCCCGGCGCCCATGAGGCGATCTGCGGAAGATTCGCGCCACCTCCCAGCGGCCCACCAAAACAAGTATAACCCGGACCGGCCTCGGCCTCATCCAGCGCCTTGACGGCATCCAGCTGCTCCTGCGGCACGCGATAGGCGATCACATGATGCACAATATCCGGCCGTCCAGGGATCACGCCGACACCCGTGATGAACTGCGTGCTGGTCTCGGGCCAATCCAGAACGAGGCAGCGATAATCGTTGGTCCCGGCTTTGGGTTGATACGCTTCGCTTGGGGTCATCTCGCGATCCACGCGGCTTAAACCGGACGCGCGGGCAGGAGGAGCCTTATAATCCGCTGGATTCCCCACTTTCGCCCCGGACTGCGACCAGGCCGCCAGAGCCGCAATATCCGCCTCGGAAAGTGAGCGATCGTTTTCATAATCCTGACAGCCAGGAGCAGCCATCCAGGGTGGCATACTACGGCTTTGAGTCGACGCCGCAATCGCTCGATGCATCCGGGTGGCGCTGGTCGCATCATCGAGTGCGAAGGGTGCCAGCCCTCCCGCCCCGTGGCAGTTGACACAGTTTGATTCCAGGATGGGCTTGATATCGGCATAATACGTCAATTCGCTATTCAAACCGACGCCCGAACTGGACGATTCAGGCGCAGCGGACGGACTTTTGTCCTGCGGCGAGCAGGCCAGGGGAAGCATAAGGATCCAAAACGGACGTGTTCGGATTTTCATCTTGGGGACTCCTGTATGAAAGTTTGAAAGGCAGGATAGTCGAGCACTATGGAAAGACTGTGGACGTTTGCCTGATATTAATGGCGCAGTTGCGAGACCAGGCAATCCGTAATAGTGTCCCATTCTTCATAAACCCACTGGGGTCCTTGCATCACAATGCCGAAAGCCTATCGTCGCGCCAATGTTGAAATCAGCAATATCTGCAATCTGAAATGCAGTTTTTGCCCCGAGGTCGCGCGTCAAAAGCAGGTGATGGAGCCGGAAAGCTTTGATCCGCTCGCGGCCCAGCTCGCGCCTTTGGTCGACGAAGTCTGTCTGCATCTGATGGGCGAGCCTTTGAATCATCCGCGCTTTGCGGAATTCATCGCCTCCTGCGCGCGGCACGAGCTGCCGGTGAACCTGACCACCAATGGTCTGCTTTTGAATGCTTCGCGGCGCGAATGGGCCCTGCATCCCACGGTGCGGCAGGTGAATATCTCGGTGCACAGTTTTGAGGCGAATTTCGGCCTGCGCGATGTCGGTCCCTACATGGAGCGCGTTTTTCAATTCACGCGCGAGGCTCTGGAAAAACGTCCTGATCTTTATATTAATTTAAGGCTCTGGGACTTGACGGATCCATCGAGTCTGAATGAAACGAACGCCGCGATTCGCCAGCACATCGAAACGGAATTCACGATCGACCTTTCCCAATTGAAGGTCGATATTCGTCGCCGTAAAAATCTGCCTTTGAAAGGCCGCATTTACCTGCACTTCGATTCCCGTTTCACATGGCCCGCGCCTGAACTCCCCATCATCTCAAAGCAGGGCTTCTGTCACGGGCTTTCCAATCATTTCGGAATTCATGCCGACGGCACCGTCGTGCCCTGCTGCCTGGATAAGGAAGCGGTCATCAACCTCGGCAACGTCAGTGAGCAAAACCTCCTGGAGATTCTGGAAGGCCCGCGCGCGGAAGGCATAAGAAAGGGCTTTGCACGCGGAGAACGCGTCGAGGACTTGTGCCAGCGTTGCCCCTTCATAGATCGCTTCGCAAATAAAGCCCGAAAACTATCTTCGCAGCGCCCCCAATCTTCGGTACAATGCTGAATATCACGCGCATTATTTCCCATTTACCGAAAGGTTTGTCATGAAGACATCTCTGATGGCACTCAGTGTTGTGAGTATTCTTTGTTCGGCAGGATTGGCTTTTGCTGCGGAATTTGCGCCTTTGCCCAAAAATTTCCGCATGTGGACCCATACCAAATCCATGGTGATTCCCGACAAATCGCATGGACTCTATGGTTTCCATAACATCTATGCGAACAAGAAGGCTCTGCCGACCCTGAAATCGGGCGGCACCTATCCCGAGGGCGCGGCCTTCGTCGTTTCGTTTTATGAAGTGAAGAATGAAGGCGGCGCCAGCAGCCAGGGCGCGAAGATCATGGACGCCGTGATGCTGAAGACGGCGAAAGCTGCGGCGACAGGCGGCTGGGCCTATGGCGTCTACGACGCGACCGGCAAGAAAAAGGCCGTGGACGTGGTCAAGAACTGCTACGAATGCCACAATGCTCAAGCCAAAGCCACTGATTATGTATTTGAAAAATATATAGACTGAGGATAAGACGGAAGGCTGTGAGTTGCTCACGTATCTTGCAGCCTTTTTTCGGAGTATCCTGTGCGCATTTCCTATCTAGCTCCCGCATTCTGTCTTGTGCTGGCGACAGCCGAGGCCCAGGCCTACACCAGCGTTACCGGCGTTAATAGCGGCGGACGCCTGACGGGTGGCCTTCTTCTCCAGGACACCGACTATGAAACCACTGGTGACTTTAACGTTGAGACGACTCAGCTGATGGCGGGCTATAAAGCCGCCCTGTCGCCCAGTTTTGCCCTGGGTGCTGGTCTGGGTGTGGTTTTGGATGGCGAACTGGGTAATGATGTCCGGGCCGAGGACGGCAGCGGCCTTCGCCTTTTTGTGGATGGCCAATTTGAATTCAAGCAGTGGGGTGCCAATAGCATCCTCGGCACCTTCGCGCTTTCCCACGATCGTTACAACTTCGAGCAGCAGTTCGTGGGCGGCACAGTCGATCGTGATTTCACCGTGACCGAAATCAAGATCGGTGGACTTTTCACACACAGAATCAGCCGCGCCTCCCTCTACGGCGGCCTGGAAGCCTACCTCTTTTCGGATGGTGAAATCGATTTCGGCAACGCAAGCGCCGACGTCGAACGCGACGATCGCCTGAACATTCGTCTGGGCGGTGCTTTCTCGGTGGATCCTGCCATCGATCTGCGCGCCGACCTTTTCCTGATGAGCGAGCAGACTTTCCTGTTCGCTGCTGATTTCCGTCTTTAAGAAGAGGGGACCTCGCGATGCACCGGAATCAACTTCTCGCTTTGCTCCACGCTTACGAAAAGACCTGGGCCAGCGGGGTCCTTCCCTATCCCACATTTGATGCTGATGAAGAACGCGCGGCCCTCATCCGCCTTCGGGACTTTGTCCTGCGCGCGCCCGATTGCTTGGAACGCAGCTGCGTGGAAGGGCATATCACAGGTTCCGCGCTGGTTACGGATCCCACGGGTCAGCATGTGCTCCTGACTCTGCATGCCAAGCTTAATAAATGGTTGCAGCTCGGCGGTCATGTCGATGGCGAAAGCGATGTTGCGAATGCTGCCCTGCGTGAAGCCCAGGAGGAATCCGGTCGTCCCGAGGTGGAATTTTTCCCCTACGAGGAATGGCTCGGCGCCGGCCAGTTGCCGCGCCCCCTGCCCTTCGATCTTGATATTCATGAAATCCCGGCCCGCAAACAGGACCCGGCTCACTTTCACTTTGACGTGAGATTTCTGTGCCGTCTTGATTCCACGCTGCCCTTTGTCATCAGCGAGGAGTCACACGATCTCCGCTGGTTGAGCCTTAGTGACGCTCAAGCTCTGACAGATGAACGGAGTATGCACAGACAATTTTATAAGCTGCAGGCCCTGCGTGAGCGTCTCTTAACGCGCTAAGGTCCGGAAAAACCCCCTTATCTCTTACGATCAATCCCTTGAGCCACAGCGTCTCAAAGACCCCTAATTGGTTTTTGTGTTGACCTCAGGCGACGCTATTCCCTATGCTCGCCGTCATAGCTGTTCACACCAACACGCGGCGAGGAGGATCTGGAACCATGAAATCCACGGTTTTCGCAGTGGCCCTGCTCGGAATGGGAACGTCATCACAAGCGGCCATTCAGGGTTTGTATGGGAGTGACTGCCTGCACGTCGAAGGCTTGTCAGCCTATAAGGATATGGCCTTTGACTACGGCACGCTGAAGCAGGTACAGACTGTCTTTGGCGACGATGAATGTCAGACGCCGGCCTATGATTTTGTATTCGAAGGCCCCTACAGCCTCGACGAAACCCTGGGCTTCATTGATTACAGCTTCACCTCGATTCGCTTGACTCCGCTGAACCCGGGTGTCGCCGAGAATTTCAATCACTACGAACTCTGCGGCATCAGCACCTGGGAAGCCGGCAAGGGCCAGGATGTGGCGGGATTGAACTGCGGCGGTCAAATCATTCCGAGCCTCAACACCTTCGTCTATGACCGCGTTCGTGATAACAAGGGAGACATCCAGATGGGTCGGGCCAGTCCTGACTTCAATGGTTCAACACCCAACCATCGTCCGGTGGAACTGGACGTTGTGATTTATCACGCCAAATAACGATTCCGCTGCTCTCCCAGTTCCGCCAGGGCTGGGAAGATCAGCCAGTTCCGCTTTTTCTTGACCGTCGTTCGAAGCCCACCTAGTATAACCTGCGACTCAATCAACCCCTCAACTCTCTCACGGAGATGCATGATGCGTTTTCAAGCCAGCTGTCTCTTTATGCTCGCGCTGCTTCACGGCTCTGCATTTGCAGCCCAGGAACTGACCTTCACCAATAAGGAAGTCAACGGCGTTAAAGTCTGGGAGCCGTCCACCACCACGCTGAAAGCCGGTGAAGACATAGAAATCAAAGTCGTGAACCCTTTGAAGGATGAGCATGGTTTTCAGGTTCCTGGCCTGACCGATCCCTATGTGGTGCCAGGCAATGGCGGAACCAAGACTTTGACGATCAAAGCGCCCAAAGCCGGGAAATATCCTTACAAGTGTCATATGCATCCCAAGCACCAGGGCGGGGACCTGACGATTCAGTAAGCCGCGGATAAAAAAAAGCGGTGCCCCGAAAGGCACCGCTGCATGAGGGTTCAGCTTAGAAACGAATCGTGAAGCTGCCTTCTTTCATGTAGAAGTAGCTCGATGTAATCAGCCCTTCCCGGAATTTCAGGTTGGCCTTGATCTCTTCCAGAGGCGTGCCTTCCACCTTCACAAAAGTCCAGGTGCAGGCATCCACTTCCTTCGTGCAGTCGATCGTGGGCTGCAGGATATCAGGGCGATTTTCCAGAGTCAGGATCATCCGTTCCGTAAAATAAAAGCGGGCTTTGGCCGCCGAAGTCAGCGGATTGAAATGATCCGCATAACGCAGCGTGATCGACCAGCTGCCATTGCCTTCCTTCACCGCCGGCACCACAAGGTCCGCTTTCAGACTGAGCGGCTGGAACGGATTCAGAGTCAGAATCGCTTTATTCGAGCGCTTGCCTTCCTTGCCGATGGTAAAGGGCAAGGCTACGCTTTGGCCCACAGTCAAAGGCTTTTCCA from Oligoflexus sp. includes these protein-coding regions:
- a CDS encoding radical SAM/SPASM domain-containing protein gives rise to the protein MPKAYRRANVEISNICNLKCSFCPEVARQKQVMEPESFDPLAAQLAPLVDEVCLHLMGEPLNHPRFAEFIASCARHELPVNLTTNGLLLNASRREWALHPTVRQVNISVHSFEANFGLRDVGPYMERVFQFTREALEKRPDLYINLRLWDLTDPSSLNETNAAIRQHIETEFTIDLSQLKVDIRRRKNLPLKGRIYLHFDSRFTWPAPELPIISKQGFCHGLSNHFGIHADGTVVPCCLDKEAVINLGNVSEQNLLEILEGPRAEGIRKGFARGERVEDLCQRCPFIDRFANKARKLSSQRPQSSVQC
- a CDS encoding cytochrome P460 family protein, whose amino-acid sequence is MKTSLMALSVVSILCSAGLAFAAEFAPLPKNFRMWTHTKSMVIPDKSHGLYGFHNIYANKKALPTLKSGGTYPEGAAFVVSFYEVKNEGGASSQGAKIMDAVMLKTAKAAATGGWAYGVYDATGKKKAVDVVKNCYECHNAQAKATDYVFEKYID
- a CDS encoding NUDIX hydrolase encodes the protein MHRNQLLALLHAYEKTWASGVLPYPTFDADEERAALIRLRDFVLRAPDCLERSCVEGHITGSALVTDPTGQHVLLTLHAKLNKWLQLGGHVDGESDVANAALREAQEESGRPEVEFFPYEEWLGAGQLPRPLPFDLDIHEIPARKQDPAHFHFDVRFLCRLDSTLPFVISEESHDLRWLSLSDAQALTDERSMHRQFYKLQALRERLLTR
- a CDS encoding cupredoxin domain-containing protein; translated protein: MMRFQASCLFMLALLHGSAFAAQELTFTNKEVNGVKVWEPSTTTLKAGEDIEIKVVNPLKDEHGFQVPGLTDPYVVPGNGGTKTLTIKAPKAGKYPYKCHMHPKHQGGDLTIQ